A genomic window from Ischnura elegans chromosome 10, ioIscEleg1.1, whole genome shotgun sequence includes:
- the LOC124167071 gene encoding piggyBac transposable element-derived protein 4-like, producing the protein MSKQSIVQIVTISDSEDEDLFSDSESDISETETELSDDVEHELLPSTSKASSDARFPAGIYSSESDSSAREEEGSSPKRRRIATNGISWSSDDLSPKNHYFDPSHSGCNADVSESSTVREFFEIFFSDPLIELITQETNKFYKSTLDDACEAVKARLDGWKDVTKEEMYCFLAITLLMTRTKKLAICEYWSKDSLIRTPIFGDLMPRDRYLMILRMLHFSDSAKANNSDRLTKVRPVIDLLRSAYRNALTPFANLRINESRQLFNGRLSFKQYIPSKSSRFGIKTFVLCDCKTGYVLDFIVYMRSSIDKLEQNTGLGKSGDIVSTLMKPYLGKGHNLYVNYCYTSPLLFLWLHRNGTNACGTVRKNRKEMPRMEKRLGKGQVQYKSAKHLLALRWCDKRETWMLSTMHTAELLESNKRDHKTGRLIIKPKCIIDYNASMGAVARADMVTSSVETVRKSVKWYKKIFFHMVDISVLNAHCLYKAVTKKKIPFEKFQLSLIREILETYHRQSRSVSGRRSQHDLPARLTDRHFPSSTCNPATLKAHSRRCVVCSKSGRRRESRYMCDICNVGLCVTPCFQIFHTQKHY; encoded by the coding sequence ATGTCCAAGCAAAGCATCGTACAAATAGTGACGATAAGTGACAGTGAGGATGAGGATTTGTTCAGTGACTCTGAAAGTGATATTTCGGAAACTGAAACTGAGTTATCTGATGATGTAGAACATGAGCTGCTGCCGTCAACATCGAAGGCCTCTAGTGATGCACGGTTTCCTGCAGGAATATATTCTTCGGAATCAGATAGTTCAGCCAGGGAAGAGGAGGGATCTTCTCCCAAAAGAAGAAGGATTGCTACCAATGGTATTTCATGGTCCTCTGATGATCTGTctccaaaaaatcattattttgatcCTTCTCATTCAGGATGTAATGCGGACGTATCTGAAAGTTCAACAGTTAGAGagtttttcgaaatatttttctcgGATCCTTTAATTGAACTAATTACTCAGGAaaccaataaattttataaatcgaCGCTTGACGATGCCTGTGAAGCAGTTAAAGCCCGCCTGGATGGGTGGAAAGATGTGACAAAGGAAGAAATGTATTGTTTTCTTGCTATAACTTTGTTGATGACTAGGACAAAAAAACTTGCCATTTGCGAATATTGGTCTAAAGATTCTCTAATTAGGACACCAATATTTGGGGATCTGATGCCAAGAGATAGGTACCTAATGATCCTCCGAATGCTGCATTTCTCAGATAGCGCAAAGGCGAATAACAGTGACCGTCTCACCAAAGTGCGACCAGTGATTGATTTGTTACGCTCTGCTTACAGAAACGCTCTGACTCCTTTCGCGAATTTACGCATAAACGAGAGCCGTCAACTATTCAACGGGAGACTTTCTTTCAAGCAATATATCCCTTCAAAAAGCAGTCGATTTGGCATAAAGACCTTCGTCTTATGTGATTGCAAGACGGGATATGTTTTAGACTTCATTGTGTATATGAGGTCCAGCATCGATAAACTGGAACAAAATACGGGTTTGGGGAAGTCTGGCGATATTGTTTCAACCCTTATGAAGCCATATTTAGGTAAAGGTCACAACCTATATGTTAATTATTGTTACACTAGCCCATTATTGTTCCTGTGGCTTCACAGAAATGGCACAAATGCATGTGGGACTGTAAGAAAAAACAGGAAAGAAATGCCAAGGATGGAAAAAAGACTGGGTAAAGGCCAAGTTCAGTATAAATCAGCTAAACATTTGTTGGCATTAAGATGGTGTGATAAAAGAGAGACATGGATGTTGTCCACAATGCACACAGCAGAGTTATTAGAGTCTAACAAACGGGATCATAAAACGGGAAGATTGATTATCAAACCGAAATGCATAATTGATTACAACGCGTCAATGGGTGCTGTTGCACGCGCTGACATGGTGACAAGCTCTGTTGAGACTGTTAGAAAGTCTGTCAAGTGGtacaaaaagatattttttcatatggTGGATATATCAGTGCTAAATGCGCATTGTTTGTATAAGGCGGTCACAAAAAAAAAGATACCATTTGAAAAGTTTCAGCTCAGCCTTATTCGGGAGATTTTGGAAACATATCACAGGCAAAGCAGATCGGTTTCAGGAAGGAGATCACAGCATGATTTACCGGCTAGGCTAACCGATAGGCATTTCCCTTCCTCTACTTGTAACCCTGCTACATTAAAAGCGCATTCAAGGAGGTGTGTGGTGTGTAGCAAGAGTGGGAGAAGAAGAGAGTCGCGGTACATGTGTGACATATGCAACGTAGGACTATGTGTGACACCATGCTTTCAAATATTCCACACGCAAAAACATTATTAG